Part of the Chanos chanos chromosome 5, fChaCha1.1, whole genome shotgun sequence genome, TCCTCTATGTCTGATTAACATAACCGATGAAGGGCTCTAACAAATGTTTTAACCAATAACAGAGTCAATACTTATCCTAACAAACAATGTCAATGTCATGAATATATACTTGACCGACTGAATAAATGAAATCTGCACATTTTGATATTATTTTTGCGTTAGGAAATAATTATTAAGGTTAGCATTTCAATTAATTACTCAGTCACTTTTATTTTATCAGTATATTTAATAATCCCAAGCAATAAGAGATTACCTTCATTTTGAGTCATTTTCTCAACTCTCTTTTAagtcaactctctctctctctgtctctctctctccctctctctctctctctctctctctccccaccgtCCACCAACCACAGACTTTTCCAGCTCTCCCTGTGGAGCCCCTCTTAGGCCCTCAGTGTGAGGCAGAGTGGAGAGCATGATAGGAGAAGGGAGCTATAAGAGGGGTGATGGGGACATCGACTGGGCATTCTGCCACGAGGACACGGAGCAAGGACTGACCCACCGTGGATCTGACAGTCACTTGAGCCTCACCACAATTTGCTGTATAGGGTTTCCTTTATTCTGTGAGGACTTAAGGGAAgaattcatttttcataaagAGCCTGTGAGATATCATAACTATTCTAAAAATACCTAAAaatacctcaaaaaaaaaaaacaactctatTTGGTCTGCATCTGCTCGCGGGTGTCAGTTCTTGTCCTGGCTTACCAAACTTATGAAACGTGTTTAAAACGTGATCTGGTTTTGTGCACTCATCGTTGATTTGTTATCCAGGTAGGCgtattattcatttgtttgtatgtgtaatgtTGTTTGTGTCCTTCTTCAAAGAACTGAGTTTTGTATACTCCTATATACTTCTTATATACTTGTAAGCTTCTTCGACCCTGGAAAATTTGAAATATCATGTGAAAACTACATgagaacactgaaaacattacGTTATGctcacataaacatattttataaTGTATATGGTTGATGCTTTCTTTAGTAGTTTTTATCAGAAATAAGGGTAAAGAGTATTGCAAAATAAGTATGCTCCAAGTTGATATCAATgtcttaaaaaatgaatgataaagTACTTTTATAAATACTTTTATAAAGATGAAATTTACAGTACATAAACTTTAAATTACATTGTATATAACTGCTGTTGGTTATTGAGTATGTGCTttgaagttttgtttgtgtatgaaatTATCTGTTGGCCATATTCAGGTGTTATTTGGacggtgaatgtgtgtattgcTGTGGGACATTCATCAGGATTTTTTTATGATCGTGATAAACAGAATTCTCATCTCCAGAGCAATTTATGACCGGATACGGCATTAAGAGAGATACAACACTCATTTGTTTTCCTGATAACTCTGTTGCTGAGCTCGTTTCAAATGTCCGTGCTATTTTGTCTACCTTTTACACCTGAGAGTTCTTCCCCCCCTGCACTTACAGGAACAGCTAAGTCTATGTTTATCGCATTATCTGCCACTGCCATCTTCTAAACATAACATCAAGAAGAATAacagtgtgtatatacatgtcaCAATATAAAATGCACAGTAAAGGCACACTGCGATTTGTACAAAATATTGTGACTTGATGAAAACGGAAGACTCTAAGAACAATTGACTTGTCAAGGGCAAGGCTGACAGGGGTTTTCCGCTCTAAATTTGTCTCTATTGTGGTGAAGTATGGAGGGCTAAGAGTCAAGGGCTTGACATTGTGTTTGGAATCTGATTCTGATTGTATTAATGTTTCCATAATTGGATAATGGGGTGGAACTATCTATGATAACTGCGTTTAAGCCACTAAATTACGCACATTACTTTTTTTGACCATTTAATGTCAAATCCTGaatcctgaatcctgaaggtgaAATAGAGAATTcaaacatttacttttcagAATAAAATGATGGAAATACTTTTGTGCTTATgtcgattcttttttttttttttgcatttgtttatttcatatagGAAGCTGTGAAACTACAGCCTTGGATAATAGCGAACTAAACCCATCAAGAGGCAACATTAAAAATTGTCTATAAAATGAACAACCTATCAGATGTTTCTGGAAGCATTCTACTGAGGTGCAGTATGACAGGGCATCATGACTTCATCTTCACCTACATTCCTGTGGTCTATAGCTTCAACTTTGTCATTGGCATTGTTGGAAACAGCATGGTGGTAGCTGTTATCCACTACTACCTGAAACTGAAGACGGTGGccaacatttttgttttgaaccTGGCAGTATCTGACCTCACCTTCCTCGTCACCTTGCCCATATGGGCCACCAGCACCGCTACACGCTACAGCTGGCCCTTTGGTAGCTTTCTATGCAAAGCCACAGCTGGCCTGTCCCTCTTCAACCTTTACACCAGCATATTTTTCCTCACTGCCCTCAGTATTGATCGCTACTTGGCTATCGTGTATCCGGTGCAATCACGACAATGTCGTACAGTGGCTTACGCCCGCATGATCTGCGTCTTAATCTGGACCATTGCATTTCTTCTCAGCATACCCACAACCCTAATCCGTGACACCATCCACATCAAGAACACCAACACTACCGTCTGTGGCCTCCTGACTAACGACAGTCAGACAAACAGGGTTCAGCATATGCTGGTGGCTCTAAGCTTGATGAAGAGCATCGTTGGCTTCCTGGTACCTCTGATCATCATCCTCACTTGCTACTGTCTGATTGGCAGAGCCTTGCTCAGTGCCCGTGGCATCCAGAGAAGCACCAGGTCCCATGGAGATGAGGTGCTTAACATGTTGGCatcagctgtgttgtgttttttcttctgctggGCACCGCATCAGATCTTCAGCTTCATGGACATGCTTCTAATGCTAAAGGTGATTAATGACTGCCACATAATGGATGTTATTGACACGGCCATGCCTTTTACTATTTGCATAGCCTTCTTTAATAGCTGCATGAACCCGATACTCTACAGCTTTGTGGGGAAGAACTTCCGTAGGGGGTTACTGAGACTTCTCAGATGTTTGGGACCCACCCCTGCAGCTTCCCACCCCAGTCTCAGCACAAAAATGAGTTCCCTCTCCTACCGCGCATCAGAGACTGTGCACCTTACTGTGGGCAAAACAGCCTCTTTGCCCCGAACCACATGAGTGCCATGCATGCAGTTACTTATTGTAATGTCTTGATTATTTTCGACTGAAATTGAGACTGGGATCAAATATAAGGGTCTTGATGGCTCTGTCTGTACCCTTACCATCATGCATTTTCAACTGTCTGTATAAAGTATACTTCTCTGATTtcaattgttttatttattgttgtatCATGTATTATTAGTGTGATGATCATTTCTGTAACATTAAGCGTCCAAGAAAAGTTGTGTCACAATTGGGATGCTGTATTACCCGAAGGGATCAAAACCTCTTTGTGGGGAGAGGTTTTCAATTTACTAACATGCGTCAGAGCTgttggatggatgaatggatgagtttTTCAGTGGGAAAAGATTCTTTTTTGACCTCCTTACCCTGCTGTAAATAACAAGTGATTAAATTacttgtaaatgttttgttagttttaaatTAGAAGAACGGTGTATTTGCCTGTTTTGATAATTGTCCAATCTTTTACACTTTGCAGCTGTGCGGTTATGCAGCTATCAatcactacatctctctctctcactctctctctctctctctctctctatatatatatacataccacatatacatatacatatacatatacatatacatatacatatatatgtacacacacacacacacacacacacacatcacatcacatcacatataATTGTGAATTGAATATGTTGGATTAAAATCATAAGGATCATCCTTCTGTCTTACCCTGGAAATGATTAGTCctgttttaatgtctttttagCCATTAGAAAAGACTTTGCTTTTCAATCAATTTCTAAGTTACTGATGTGATGCCATCCTACATCTACATAAGTAAATAAAGTTAAATATTAATACCTCATAGGATGTGTTATGCAGAACCAGGCCATGGGAAGTCGATGAAATTTAGCTGTTTGTTTTATCGGATAAACCACGGAACAGCGTCCTATGAAGGCTCAAAAGTGGAGATACACAATATAGTGAATTTATACCATTCAGGGGATTTCTCGCATTCATTCCATTCAGGGGATTTCTCGCTATTCAACCTTTTAACGCCAGATGGCCTTAAAGACAAATACTCAGCCAGAGGACTAGAATCTAAAACAATATAATGTCTCACTTGACAATCGGTGATTCGGGACAGAAACATTTTATATACTTCAGTATGTACGCTTAGATGTTACAGTTCTTTCTAAGAATGCACAGATGTTAAATGATAACATATTTCATACAGTTTGAAGTTTTTCCTAATAAAAGATTATGTAACCGAGGATATAAAATATTGTAGCTTTTTGTTACGGTATTGGGAACGAACAATATATTTGAAAGACTTAAACCACGGATAAATTTAAGGGAAGTGAAAGGCAGCCGTCAGGGAAGTGAGTGAAAACTGTGGGTTTGTGGGCGTGCGTACAGTCAGAGGTCACATGACCCGTTATTCCGGCTATAACTATAAAACCATTTTCTATGGACATTTTAGTCCTTCCTCCTCCAAAGCTGTCACACGGAAAGGCCTACGGTCTGGCTTAAGAAGAACCATGGCAGGTAGGCTACGTGACTGGCACTTGGTCATGTTTTGTTAGAAGTAATTTTATGACAATTTACTGCGTAGTTTATTGACTTAACGACGGTTCTCTGGGAGAATATTTGCAACGCACGTAGCATACAGCTGCAGTTCTCGTCACCTGGCGCACAGGCCGATTACTAAATAGGGACTGTAATATCTCttgcaacatttaaaaaacatttcgCGAACTGCATCACCTGGTGTGGGATAGAGAAGCGTAGCGTCAGTGTACTGTGCCCAACTCCTAGTAGGCTACGCAGTTAGTCAGAGTCATGTTAGAACACGATGTAcaatttatataaatattttttagcGCACTGGGGTGTATTTAAAGAGAACCGTATTCTTTTAATGGCACTCAGGCCATGTTCTTTAAGCATTAACATTATGCTTATTCACTGTATGTGCCAGCCGTAGACCGTTCAACAGAAGAGCCTCTTTGTCGTTAACTCTGCACCTGTATACCCCACTAACTATATATGAAACCATTAAAATAGTGCTATGAAATATTAACTTATGTATGCAGTatgcaaacaaatattattttatagCTTAATATCTTAATATCAGTGGTCATATCTATGTATCTCTTTATATATGAATGTTTGTATCTACTTATGTACATATGTATCTATCTCTCcatgtgtctatgtatgtaatATTTTGTCCTGGCTTTGCTTGCTGTTATGTTGCTAGCTCTCTACAAGTAGTCTGTGTGCTTTGAAAGCATCGCAAGCTAATTACGACAAATCTGTTCTATTTGTCAATTATTAGTtgattctgctctctctcactaaccTACTGTATCCTCTTATATTTGGAACATGTTCTTCAAAAGGTTTACTTGCACCTTTAAACAGGAGCTTCAGCCCAGAAATTAAAATTCAATAAAGTGCTGTAAAGTAAAATAATATGATGGCCTATTGAACATAAACTGCTGCCACATTTTTAAGGATGCATTAGCTTCTACTGAAATTAAATAAGAGTCAATGGTTATGActattattttattaacattaaacattgttttaactCTTTAGCTATTTGTTGTTagattgttttgctttttctttatgCAGACCAGGCATATGTTACCCTTGCCACAAATGATAATTATGCCAAAGGAGCCATGGTGCTTGGGCAGTCCTTGAAGAACCACAATACATCAAGGAAGCTAGTAGCCCTCGTTGGCCCCAACGTAGCAGAACCATCAAGGTACATTCATCCAGCCATTTGGGTGTCCTGTGTGGTATCTGTTATTCATGTATTTGTCTTGGCTTAATTCTGTTTTTATGTATGCACAAATGGTCGAGTAGTTTGTCAGTCAATTTCTTGCCCGTATGGCACTGCAGTGTCAACTCAAAATCAAACTGGAATTTACTTATCCTCAAATTCTGTGACTCTTTCAGATTTCTGTTGTGCTTAAAAGCAGGGTTCTATCATGTATTATGAAATCTGTTATTTAAACTGAGTATATGTGAAGTTTCAGTTTGGGCCTTAGTGACATTCAGTTCCATCCAGAATGTACCTCCGTGTCCTTTCAGAATAGTTTGATATGTGGATGGTAAGATCACTGAGTTTGCCATGGTATTTTTCCATTTCCCCTGCTCCAGAGAAGTGCTTCGTAAGATCTATGATGAAGTGAGGCTGGTGGACGTGTTGGACAGCCAGGACACAGCACATCTTGCCCTCATGAAGAGGCCAGACCTAGGCGTTACATTCACAAAGTTTCACTGCTGGACCCTCACACACTACTCCAAATGCGTGTTCATGGACGCTGACACACTGGTAAGCAACTGCTCGCAACTTCACAAAGACATCTCCAAatcattttattctgtttttccaAGGAAGCTCTAGCCCAAAAAATCAACAACTCATAGCTTCTGGATACATTTGAAGGTACGAGATACAGAGGCATCTCTGTCTTGGCTCCACAGGTACTGTCCAATATTGACGAATTGTTTGACCGAGAAGAGTTGTCAGCTGCGCCTGATCCTGGTTGGCCAGACTGCTTCAAttctggtgtttttgttttccatccaTCTAACGAGACATATGGGAAACTTCTCACGGCCTCCTTAGAGTATGGCAGCTTTGATGGTGAGTTTCTCAGGGGGTTGGAGAAAAATGTGTAGATATTTATTTTAGGTCCATATTCCCTGAGACAAGTTCTCATTGTAAGTCCTTGTAATTCTAGTTTGCTTCTgagcattttaaaatacattactTACCATTCCACAAAGAGACTGGATATGCTTGGTATTTTAAATACCCCATTTTATGTATGTTGCATCTCAGTTTTAAAGATAAAGTTTAAATTGCCAAAATGTTGGTGGTTATTTGCATGCATGCCGTTTCTGTAATAAACTATGATATCTTTCCATTTCAGTTGAGGTCTGGATTTTTAAGCTGTGTGAGACTGATACTGTTAGGGTAGGGAGTGCCTTTACAAAGTTAACATGTTTACCACAGACATAAGTACCGTCTTTATCAGGTGTTCTGCCTGTGTACAATGCTGCTCTGTGCTTGTGGACGCACCCCATAGCCTTTGGGGGTTATTTCTGGGGCCTGTGTGGGATGGGGTAAACTTAAGACCTCCTTGGCTGGAGCCTCTGGTTAGCTGGCCTGTACTGCCTGTCCCATGTGAATTTCAGTGAATTGCTTCTGTTATCCCATTGACTTACACTTTCCCCTGCCTTGTAGGTTGACTGAAGGCAGGTTTCaaccatgtgtatgtgtgctatctttgaaatgtgtttaaCTCTTGTGCAATATATAAGAGAATGGATTGCACTTTAGGAGCACCCTCAGTCTTCCTGATTTAAATAGTAACCAGTGGATGCATAACACTTTTGCAATtccctgcctgtgtgtcttaTGGAAAGTTCAGAAGGCCACTGTTGCTTCATACGTCTTATCTTCCCATTCATACAAGTCAGAATGTTTAAGAGGTATCAAATGTGTTGTCAGCTGTGTTGTGATATGTTACACATGTACATGAATGGTTAACGGGAGCTGCCACAGACGTGTCTGTAAACTGTGTAACCGTGTACATGACCTTGTGTACGGGGTACATGCAgccatacactctctctcatgttcacGTCGCTGCAGAGCTGTTCCTTTATGaatttgtgtgagtgcgtgtgtgtgttttaactgctTTTAGGATATGGGCAGGCCTGCAAAGTGATTACAGACTTCCTGTAAACTACTACTGTGGTGCACTTTTAATTTATCTGAGGCTCCTCTTGATGTTGATAAACTTTTCTCCTTATATATTTTTAGGTCTAGGTTATAACCTTTACAAAGTGTCAAAATGCTCAGATTTAAGCAGCTAGGATGTAGAAGTTTGGTTAGACTTATGGCAGAAGGATTTAActtgttgtttttcatcttaTAGTAATCACTTTAGAAATTAAAAGggaattttatttttgggtGTATCAACAAC contains:
- the agtr1 gene encoding type-1 angiotensin II receptor: MNNLSDVSGSILLRCSMTGHHDFIFTYIPVVYSFNFVIGIVGNSMVVAVIHYYLKLKTVANIFVLNLAVSDLTFLVTLPIWATSTATRYSWPFGSFLCKATAGLSLFNLYTSIFFLTALSIDRYLAIVYPVQSRQCRTVAYARMICVLIWTIAFLLSIPTTLIRDTIHIKNTNTTVCGLLTNDSQTNRVQHMLVALSLMKSIVGFLVPLIIILTCYCLIGRALLSARGIQRSTRSHGDEVLNMLASAVLCFFFCWAPHQIFSFMDMLLMLKVINDCHIMDVIDTAMPFTICIAFFNSCMNPILYSFVGKNFRRGLLRLLRCLGPTPAASHPSLSTKMSSLSYRASETVHLTVGKTASLPRTT